A window from Dysidea avara chromosome 2, odDysAvar1.4, whole genome shotgun sequence encodes these proteins:
- the LOC136247851 gene encoding uncharacterized protein encodes MAYISSVLITYAIYSWNYQTKKKKDGTPWRPGTGNRVCSDHFISGKKSNVSTHPDFVLSVSVRKRQQRRQGPGPACARFERAKNRAKKKRKQEREAEERVREQQHNLHALLHDRNYGTRREEVVIEEQPRLLCTTAASAGEDEIPAEECQTENTITYSVQCECLCAHAQLQLSPEFSVRMMLEGNDKLTRYYTGLPTYNSFVAFVEYLTPKAVALTPWNCSNTRDVVPQSSVPISQPFAGLTIADQLFSILILLRRGLEAFDVSIRFQISEATYSRLFATWILFLSKELKLLFPFPTRDQVLQ; translated from the exons ATGGCATATATATCCTCTGTGTTGATCACTTATGCTATTTACTCATGGAACTATCAAACTAA gaagaagaaagatgGAACACCATGGCGCCCTGGCACAGGAAACCGTGTTTGTTCAGACCATTTTATTTCGGGGAAGAAATCAAATGTATCTACTCATCCAGACTTTGTTCTATCAGTGTCAGTCCGGAAAAGACAACAACGTAGGCAAGGGCCAGGCCCAGCTTGTGCAAGGTTTGAACGCGCTAAGAATAGAGCCAAGAAGAAGAGAAAGCAAGAGAGGGAAGCAGAAGAACGTGTGCGAGAACAGCAGCACAACCTACATGCGTTACTACACGACCGCAACTACGGTACTAGAAGAGAAGAAGTGGTAATAGAAGAGCAGCCAAGATTATTGTGTACCACAGCAGCTAGTGCCGGTGAAGATGAAATCCCAGCTGAAG AATGCCAAACAGAAAACACTATAACCTACTCTGTACAGTGTGAGTGCTTATGTGCACATGCACAACTACAGTTAAGTCCAGAGTTTAGTGTCAGAATGATGTTGGAAGGCAATGATAAGTTGACACGCTACTACACTGGCTTGCCTACCTACAATAGTTTTGTTGCATTTGTAGAGTACTTAACACCAAAAGCAGTAGCATTAACTCCGTGGAATTGTAGTAACACAAGAGATGTTGTACCACAGTCTAGTGTTCCCATTAGTCAACCATTTGCTGGCCTAACAATTGCAGACCAACTTTTCTCAATATTGATTCTGCTTAGGCGTGGACTTGAAGCTTTTGATGTTTCAATCAGATTTCAGATCAGCGAAGCCACTTACAGCAGGCTGTTTGCCACATGGATTTTGTTTCTGTCAAAGGAACTTAAACTGTTGTTCCCTTTTCCTACCAGAGACCAAGTATTGCAGTGA